A genomic region of Taeniopygia guttata chromosome 28, bTaeGut7.mat, whole genome shotgun sequence contains the following coding sequences:
- the LOC140680783 gene encoding uncharacterized protein, with amino-acid sequence MVWYGMVWYGMVRYGTVRYGMARYGTVWYGSARYGMVRYGTEWFGTVWHGTVWYGMVRYGMVRYGSVWYGTVRYGTERFGMVRNGMVRYGTVWYGTVWYGTVWYGAVRYGTVRYSTVWYGTVWHGMVWYGMVQHGMVRHGTERFGTVRYNTVRYGTAQYGTVWYSTVWHGTERYGTVWYSMVWYGTVWYGTVRYGTARYGTTQNGTVQYDRVRYSMARYCTVWYGMIWYGTAWYSMVWYDTVQNGTVRYNTVWYRTVRYGTAQYGMVRYSGTAHWHTGTPAQHSTAWHSPARHSTAWHSTAQHSTARHSTAAPPRGTGGILHSRNGAGFGVQNLPPTPRNAPSGPCWTCSEMDLSRWGHTVITPHCCPLFPLGH; translated from the coding sequence atggtatggtatggtatggtatggtatggtatggtaCGGTACGGTACGGTACGGTACGGTATGGCACGGTACGGTACGGTATGGTACGGTTCGGCACGGTACGGTATGGTACGGTACGGAACGGAATGGTTCGGCACGGTATGGCACGGTACGGTATGGTACGGTATGGTACGGTACGGTATGGTACGGTACGGTTCGGTATGGTACGGTACGGTTCGGTATGGTACGGAACGGTTCGGTATGGTACGGAACGGTATGGTGCGGTATGGTACGGTATGGTACGGTACGGTATGGTACGGTACGGTATGGTACGGTGCGGTACGGTATGGTACGGTACGGTACAGCACAGTATGGTATGGTACGGTATGGCACGGTATGGTATGGTACGGTATGGTACAGCACGGTATGGTACGGCACGGCACAGAGCGGTTCGGCACGGTACGGTACAACACGGTACGGTACGGTACGGCACAGTATGGTACAGTATGGTACAGTACGGTATGGCACGGTACGGAACGGTATGGTACGGTATGGTACAgtatggtatggtatggtaCGGTATGGTATGGCACGGTACGGTACGGTACGGCACGGTACGGTACGACACAGAATGGCACGGTACAGTACGACAGGGTACGGTACAGTATGGCACGGTATTGTACAGTATGGTACGGTATGATATGGTATGGCACGGCATGGTACAGTATGGTATGGTACGACACGGTACAGAACGGCACGGTACGGTACAACACGGTATGGTACCGCACGGTACGGTACGGCACGGCACAGTACGGTATGGTACGGTACAGCGGCACGGCGCACTGGCACACCGGCACAccggcacagcacagcacagcatggcacagcccagcacggcacagcacagcatggcacagcacagcacagcacagcacagcacggCACAGCACAGCCGCACCTCCCCGCGGAACCGGCGGGATCCTGCACAGCCGGaatggggctggttttggggtgcagaatTTACCCCCCACCCCCAGGAATGCCCCCTCTGGGCCGTGCTGGACATGTTCAGAGATGGATCTGAGCAGGTGGGGGCACACAGTCATCACCCCCCATTGTTGTCCCCTCTTTCCTTTGGGCCACTAA